Proteins encoded in a region of the Geobacillus genomosp. 3 genome:
- the era gene encoding GTPase Era, producing MNKEGYKSGFVAIIGRPNVGKSTFLNRVIGQKIAIMSDKPQTTRNKIQGVYTDDDAQIIFIDTPGVHKPKHKLGDFMMKVALNALREVDLVLFMVNAEEGFGRGEAFIIERLNEVHTPVFLVINKIDRVHPDELLPLIDRYKDLYPFAEIVPISALEGNNVERLLEQIKQRLPEGPQYYPPDQITDHPEQFIIAELIREKALHLTREEVPHSIAVVVERIERREETGTVYVGAVIVVERDSQKGIIIGKQGRMLKEIGQRARADIEALLGSRVFLELWVKVQKDWRNRLAQLRDFGFREDEY from the coding sequence ATGAATAAAGAAGGATACAAATCGGGATTTGTTGCCATTATCGGAAGACCGAACGTAGGAAAATCGACGTTTTTAAACCGCGTTATCGGGCAAAAGATCGCCATTATGAGCGACAAGCCGCAAACGACGCGCAATAAAATTCAAGGTGTTTATACGGATGATGACGCGCAAATCATTTTCATCGACACCCCCGGGGTGCATAAACCGAAGCATAAGCTCGGCGACTTTATGATGAAAGTGGCGCTCAATGCGCTGCGCGAAGTCGATTTGGTTTTGTTTATGGTCAATGCGGAGGAAGGGTTCGGGCGCGGCGAGGCGTTTATTATCGAGCGGTTGAACGAAGTCCATACTCCGGTGTTTTTGGTCATCAATAAAATCGACCGCGTCCACCCGGATGAACTGCTGCCGCTCATTGACCGGTACAAAGACTTGTACCCTTTTGCCGAGATCGTGCCAATTTCGGCGCTTGAAGGGAACAATGTCGAACGTCTGCTGGAGCAAATTAAACAGCGGTTGCCGGAAGGGCCGCAATATTATCCGCCGGATCAGATTACCGACCATCCGGAACAGTTTATCATCGCTGAGCTCATTCGCGAGAAAGCGCTTCACTTAACGCGTGAGGAGGTTCCGCATTCGATTGCTGTCGTTGTCGAACGCATCGAGCGGCGCGAGGAGACAGGCACGGTATACGTCGGCGCTGTTATCGTTGTTGAGCGCGATTCGCAAAAAGGGATTATCATCGGCAAACAAGGCCGGATGCTGAAGGAAATCGGGCAGCGGGCGCGCGCTGACATTGAGGCGCTGCTTGGGTCAAGAGTGTTTTTGGAGCTGTGGGTAAAGGTGCAAAAAGATTGGCGCAACCGTCTTGCGCAGCTGCGCGATTTTGGTTTTCGCGAAGACGAGTATTGA
- a CDS encoding HD family phosphohydrolase, with product MGRLRFFLERTKDVRFVRFWLFLFLVVLLFAVLYWQVKPRQYELRLFDVAKETIRSPVTVEDKEATARLKEEAAAKVADVYTLKKEYAENRVDLLSSLFAAIESVQHEAGSDRSPGDLAAKLEERLPPEWLAHLSAEEWQRLLNAAPDELETAKEAALTAVHAAMSERISQAELDEARAKAAKELEYAALSPTLRETVAKLCRRAIIPNVVYDRTATEEKRRQAMDEVKPVKILQGQVIVEEGQFITSDIYHRLELVGLLSGGRPLWPAAGLFLFVLLLLSPLVYYFRPETTNEKLSLYTAIFTFMMAVMVLIRLLPSGGAVSVGYLVPAAFGPMLVRVLLGERLAIMTAVIGAVCGSLLFNEEIGATGVVSVSLAVYLLAGGLAGTFCLPKELAKTKIWRAGVLVATVNIVSLLSLLLLKNGRYSLMELTLFVIMAAASGIFSAILTIGLLPVLETTFGILSPLRLIELSNPNHPLLRKLLTEAPGTYHHSVMVANLAEAACEAIGADGLLARVACYYHDIGKTKRPRYFIENQMGGNPHDHLSPQLSKNIIIAHVADGVALLRKHRLPKEIVDIAEQHHGTTLLKYFYHKAREQTEFVSEAEFRYPGPKPQTKEAAVINIADSVEAAVRSLANPSQEKIEKIVRAIIADRLQDNQLNECDITLKELEVVARSLCETLNGVFHSRIEYPEVRKEKVKHA from the coding sequence GTGGGAAGGCTTCGTTTTTTTCTTGAGCGGACAAAAGATGTCCGCTTCGTCCGCTTTTGGTTGTTTTTGTTTTTGGTTGTGCTGTTGTTTGCCGTCCTGTACTGGCAAGTGAAGCCGCGCCAATATGAGCTGCGCCTGTTTGATGTCGCCAAAGAAACGATCCGTTCGCCGGTGACGGTGGAGGATAAGGAGGCGACAGCGAGGCTGAAAGAAGAGGCAGCCGCCAAAGTAGCGGACGTTTACACGTTGAAAAAAGAATATGCCGAAAACCGCGTCGATCTTCTTTCCTCGCTGTTTGCCGCCATCGAGAGTGTGCAGCATGAGGCGGGATCGGATCGCTCGCCCGGCGATTTGGCGGCTAAGCTTGAAGAGCGGCTGCCGCCGGAGTGGCTCGCCCATTTGTCTGCCGAAGAATGGCAGCGGTTGCTAAACGCTGCTCCCGATGAGCTCGAGACGGCGAAAGAGGCGGCGTTGACGGCCGTGCACGCGGCCATGAGCGAACGTATTTCCCAAGCTGAGCTTGACGAGGCGCGCGCGAAGGCGGCGAAAGAGCTTGAATACGCAGCGCTGTCGCCGACGCTTCGCGAAACGGTTGCCAAGCTGTGCCGACGGGCGATTATTCCGAACGTCGTGTACGACCGGACGGCGACTGAAGAAAAACGGCGGCAGGCGATGGATGAAGTGAAGCCGGTGAAAATTTTGCAAGGACAAGTGATCGTCGAAGAGGGGCAGTTTATTACGAGCGACATTTATCATCGGCTTGAGCTTGTCGGGCTGCTCAGCGGTGGGCGCCCGCTATGGCCGGCGGCCGGATTGTTTTTGTTCGTGCTGCTCTTGCTTTCGCCGCTCGTTTACTATTTCCGTCCCGAAACGACAAATGAAAAGCTGTCGCTTTATACGGCTATTTTCACATTTATGATGGCGGTGATGGTGCTGATCCGTCTTCTGCCGTCCGGCGGCGCTGTTTCGGTCGGCTACCTCGTTCCGGCGGCGTTCGGTCCAATGCTCGTCCGCGTGCTGCTCGGCGAACGGCTGGCGATAATGACAGCGGTCATCGGGGCGGTGTGCGGCAGCCTGCTGTTCAATGAGGAAATTGGAGCGACCGGTGTGGTGTCCGTGTCCTTGGCCGTCTATTTGCTTGCCGGCGGCTTGGCCGGAACGTTTTGTCTGCCAAAGGAGCTGGCAAAGACGAAAATTTGGCGGGCCGGCGTGCTCGTCGCTACCGTCAATATCGTCTCGCTCCTTTCGCTGTTGCTGTTAAAAAATGGCCGCTATTCGTTGATGGAGCTCACTCTCTTTGTCATCATGGCGGCGGCTTCGGGCATTTTTTCCGCCATTTTGACGATCGGGCTGCTGCCGGTGTTGGAGACGACGTTCGGCATTTTGTCGCCGCTCCGGCTCATAGAGTTGTCCAACCCGAACCACCCGCTGCTGCGGAAATTGTTGACCGAGGCGCCGGGCACGTACCATCATAGCGTCATGGTCGCCAATTTGGCTGAGGCGGCGTGCGAGGCGATTGGCGCCGACGGCTTGTTGGCGCGCGTCGCCTGTTATTACCATGACATTGGCAAGACGAAACGGCCGCGTTATTTCATTGAAAACCAAATGGGCGGCAATCCGCATGACCATTTGTCGCCGCAATTGAGCAAAAATATTATTATCGCCCATGTCGCCGACGGCGTTGCCTTGCTTCGCAAACACCGGCTGCCGAAGGAGATTGTCGACATCGCCGAACAACATCATGGCACGACGTTGCTCAAGTACTTTTACCATAAGGCACGCGAGCAAACCGAATTTGTTTCCGAGGCGGAGTTTCGCTATCCCGGTCCGAAGCCGCAGACGAAAGAAGCGGCGGTCATCAATATTGCCGACAGCGTCGAAGCGGCCGTTCGCTCGTTAGCCAATCCATCGCAAGAAAAAATTGAAAAAATCGTCCGGGCGATTATCGCTGACCGTCTGCAAGACAACCAGCTGAACGAGTGCGACATTACGTTGAAAGAGCTGGAAGTGGTTGCCCGTTCGCTTTGTGAGACGTTAAACGGCGTCTTTCATTCGCGCATCGAATATCCGGAAGTACGAAAGGAAAAGGTGAAGCATGCATGA
- a CDS encoding diacylglycerol kinase family protein has translation MRGVRERDRFAWAWAGMKAAVKEEAHLRFHLAAAVVAFAVGGIVGLSRWEWIVLLLTAGAVITLELVNTAVERTVDLVTEEFHPLAKAAKDIAAAAVLVAAGLAVIIGGLLFWPHLR, from the coding sequence ATGCGCGGCGTACGGGAACGGGATCGTTTCGCTTGGGCTTGGGCGGGAATGAAGGCGGCGGTGAAGGAGGAAGCGCATTTGCGCTTTCACTTGGCGGCCGCCGTTGTTGCCTTTGCGGTCGGCGGCATCGTTGGATTGTCGCGGTGGGAGTGGATCGTGCTGCTGCTAACAGCCGGCGCAGTCATCACGCTTGAGCTCGTCAATACGGCCGTTGAGCGCACCGTCGACCTAGTGACAGAGGAGTTTCATCCGCTGGCGAAAGCGGCGAAAGATATCGCCGCTGCGGCTGTGCTCGTGGCCGCCGGACTGGCTGTCATCATCGGGGGGCTGCTGTTTTGGCCGCATCTTCGCTAA
- the yqfD gene encoding sporulation protein YqfD has protein sequence MKNEWVDTLAGSVRVKAEGKGTERLINACVRNGIAVWNVKKHSGDTVTFFIKLSDVKRLRHIARQSECKLSFVGRTGLPFFWRRAWRNSGFWLGLLAFMAIMFLLSNIVWNIDIEGATPETEHQISRELKRMGVERGAFQFLLDDPETMQKKLTERIHDITWIGVQWEGTSLHFRVVEKEIPEPKQPAPPRHLVAKKEAVVADLFVEEGQPLVSVNDYVQKGQLLVSGIIGAEGRTKFVPATGKVFGETWYKSTVVLPLETTFHVLTGEFTEHHYIGFGRFSLPVWGWKKPPFAHTIIKKEKRPFRFWKWDLPFYYERVTIREAEVVKRSYTWEEAFAEAKKIARRELRAKLPEEAAIRGEKVLHQRKESGKVRVELHYEVIENIAVPQPIVQGD, from the coding sequence ATGAAAAACGAATGGGTCGACACGCTCGCCGGCAGCGTGCGGGTCAAGGCGGAAGGCAAAGGGACGGAACGGTTGATCAACGCCTGTGTGCGCAACGGCATCGCTGTATGGAACGTGAAAAAGCATAGCGGGGATACCGTGACGTTTTTCATTAAGCTCAGCGATGTGAAACGGCTGCGCCATATCGCCCGGCAAAGCGAATGCAAGCTTTCGTTTGTCGGGAGAACCGGACTGCCGTTTTTTTGGCGTCGTGCGTGGCGAAACAGCGGCTTTTGGCTCGGCTTGCTCGCTTTTATGGCCATCATGTTTTTGCTGTCCAACATCGTTTGGAACATTGACATCGAAGGCGCGACCCCAGAGACAGAACATCAAATTTCCCGCGAACTGAAACGAATGGGAGTCGAACGCGGCGCGTTCCAATTTTTGCTTGATGATCCAGAAACAATGCAAAAAAAGCTAACGGAACGCATCCACGACATCACGTGGATCGGTGTTCAATGGGAGGGAACATCGCTTCACTTCCGCGTTGTCGAAAAAGAGATTCCGGAACCGAAACAGCCGGCGCCCCCACGCCATTTAGTCGCGAAAAAAGAGGCGGTGGTGGCTGATTTATTCGTTGAGGAAGGACAACCGCTCGTTTCCGTCAACGATTACGTACAAAAGGGTCAATTGCTCGTTTCCGGCATTATCGGAGCCGAAGGGCGGACGAAATTTGTGCCGGCCACCGGGAAAGTATTTGGCGAAACATGGTACAAGTCTACCGTTGTCCTGCCGCTTGAGACGACGTTTCATGTGTTGACCGGCGAGTTCACCGAGCATCATTATATCGGTTTTGGCCGCTTTTCCCTTCCGGTTTGGGGATGGAAGAAGCCGCCGTTTGCCCACACGATCATCAAGAAGGAAAAACGACCGTTCCGCTTTTGGAAATGGGACTTGCCGTTTTACTACGAGCGCGTCACCATCCGCGAGGCGGAAGTGGTGAAGCGGAGCTATACATGGGAGGAAGCGTTCGCAGAAGCGAAAAAAATCGCCCGCCGCGAATTGCGGGCCAAGCTGCCGGAGGAGGCGGCCATTCGCGGCGAAAAAGTTTTGCATCAGAGGAAAGAGAGTGGTAAAGTAAGGGTAGAATTGCATTACGAAGTCATCGAAAATATTGCCGTACCACAACCAATCGTTCAAGGAGATTGA
- a CDS encoding Na/Pi symporter: protein MGPLLMLFAIYTAIFLIGMFMMKAGFYTLSGHRLKRWLMRFTATPWQAFLAGLATTALVQSSSAVMVMTVGLVATGYLSFRQSIGIILGSNIGSTVTTELMTLDIGDGAISLLLGGALLVLIGRHRLIYSIGMIAVGLAALLFAMDGFSSLAKPLAAYPLVDDWLQQTNRSTTVGLLVGIVLTALVHSSAATIGIAMGFLTEQLLTLPAAIAILLGANIGTCITGLLASIGSSKEAQLTAYTHLWLNVTGVAVFLFWTEPLARFAAMLSSAPDVQLAHVSVLFNVICSVAALPFVSAIETAMLFLHTRRRT, encoded by the coding sequence GTGGGGCCGCTTTTGATGCTGTTTGCCATTTACACCGCCATTTTTTTGATCGGCATGTTCATGATGAAAGCCGGGTTTTACACTTTGTCCGGCCATCGGCTGAAGCGATGGCTCATGCGCTTTACCGCCACACCATGGCAAGCGTTTCTCGCCGGCTTGGCGACGACCGCGCTTGTGCAAAGCAGCTCGGCGGTGATGGTGATGACCGTCGGTCTCGTCGCCACCGGCTATTTATCGTTCCGGCAGTCGATCGGCATCATTTTAGGCAGCAATATCGGTTCAACGGTCACGACCGAGCTCATGACCCTCGATATCGGCGATGGCGCCATTTCGCTTCTTCTCGGCGGCGCGCTGCTCGTCTTGATCGGGCGTCACCGCCTCATTTACAGCATCGGGATGATTGCCGTCGGCCTTGCCGCCTTGCTGTTCGCCATGGACGGCTTCAGCAGCCTCGCTAAACCGCTGGCCGCCTATCCGCTCGTTGATGATTGGCTGCAGCAGACAAACCGTTCAACGACGGTCGGCCTCCTTGTTGGCATCGTCTTGACCGCCCTCGTTCATTCAAGCGCAGCGACAATCGGCATCGCCATGGGCTTTTTAACCGAACAGTTGTTGACGCTTCCAGCCGCCATCGCGATATTGCTTGGCGCCAACATCGGCACGTGCATTACCGGGCTGCTCGCCTCGATCGGTTCAAGCAAAGAAGCGCAGTTAACGGCCTACACCCATTTATGGCTGAACGTCACCGGCGTGGCCGTATTTCTTTTTTGGACCGAGCCGCTCGCCCGTTTCGCGGCCATGCTCAGTTCCGCGCCCGACGTGCAGCTCGCCCATGTAAGCGTCCTGTTTAACGTCATTTGTTCTGTCGCCGCCTTGCCGTTTGTCAGCGCCATTGAAACAGCTATGTTGTTTTTGCACACCCGCAGACGGACTTAA
- the yqfC gene encoding sporulation protein YqfC, which translates to MVKKWRQQMKRWMAEKLELPADIMMDLPRITMVGQIHIYIENHRGLLAFSDKELRLLLRNGQLLVRGEQFVIKTILPEEILLEGKISQVVYIEEEKR; encoded by the coding sequence ATGGTGAAAAAGTGGCGCCAGCAGATGAAGCGGTGGATGGCGGAAAAGCTCGAGCTTCCCGCTGACATCATGATGGACCTGCCCCGCATTACGATGGTGGGGCAAATCCATATTTACATCGAAAACCACCGCGGGCTGCTTGCGTTCAGCGATAAAGAGCTCCGCCTTTTGCTGCGGAACGGTCAGCTGCTTGTCCGCGGCGAACAATTTGTTATTAAAACGATTTTGCCGGAAGAAATTTTGTTGGAGGGAAAAATCAGCCAAGTCGTTTATATAGAGGAGGAAAAAAGATGA
- the ybeY gene encoding rRNA maturation RNase YbeY has product MTIQIDFIDETNEVTAEQMETLERLICEAAAVENVPEGAEVSVSFVDNERIRVMNRDYRGKDAPTDVLSFALEEEGEGEVDIIGADVPPVLGDIVISIPKAKEQAAEYGHSFMRELGFLAVHGFLHLLGYDHETEEEERVMFAKQEEILTQFGLTR; this is encoded by the coding sequence ATGACGATTCAAATCGACTTTATCGATGAGACGAACGAAGTAACAGCCGAGCAAATGGAGACGCTCGAGCGGCTTATTTGTGAAGCGGCGGCTGTTGAGAACGTGCCGGAGGGGGCGGAAGTAAGCGTTTCGTTCGTTGACAACGAACGCATTCGCGTGATGAACCGCGATTACCGAGGCAAAGATGCCCCGACGGACGTACTGTCGTTCGCCCTTGAAGAGGAGGGGGAAGGCGAAGTTGACATCATTGGCGCCGATGTGCCGCCGGTGCTCGGTGATATTGTCATCTCCATTCCGAAGGCGAAAGAGCAGGCCGCAGAATACGGGCACTCATTCATGCGCGAGCTCGGATTTTTGGCCGTGCACGGTTTTTTGCACTTGCTTGGCTATGACCACGAGACGGAAGAGGAGGAGCGGGTCATGTTTGCCAAGCAGGAGGAAATATTGACGCAGTTCGGGTTGACGAGATAA
- the rpsU gene encoding 30S ribosomal protein S21, translating into MSKTIVRKNESIDDALRRFKRAVSKTGTLQEVRKREFYEKPSVRRKKKSEAARKRKH; encoded by the coding sequence ATGTCCAAAACGATCGTTCGCAAAAATGAGTCGATCGACGACGCTCTTCGTCGCTTTAAACGTGCCGTTTCGAAAACCGGTACTTTGCAAGAAGTGAGAAAGCGCGAATTTTATGAAAAGCCAAGCGTCAGACGGAAGAAAAAATCTGAAGCGGCTAGAAAGCGCAAGCACTAA
- a CDS encoding PhoH family protein — protein sequence MSEQFVTISQHVRNQQEAAALFGVHDAHLKRIEEELGVSIVTRGETVNVSGTPQQVQLVDELLRHLLIVIRKGVAVSERDIIYAVQLAKKGALDGLVQLYDEEITKNAKGKPIRVKTLGQRYYVAAIEQHDLTFGIGPAGTGKTYLAVVMAVKALKNGSVKRIILTRPAVEAGESLGFLPGDLKEKVDPYLRPLYDALNDVLGAEYVQRLIERGTIEIAPLAYMRGRTLEDAFVILDEAQNTTPAQMKMFLTRLGFGSKMVITGDISQVDLPKGVESGLAAAKRILASISGIAFVFLEQSDVVRHPLVAKIIDAYDEAGL from the coding sequence ATGTCGGAGCAGTTTGTTACGATCAGCCAACATGTGCGCAATCAGCAGGAAGCGGCGGCGCTCTTTGGTGTCCATGACGCCCATTTAAAGCGAATCGAAGAGGAGCTCGGCGTATCAATTGTGACGCGCGGGGAGACGGTCAACGTCTCCGGTACGCCGCAGCAAGTCCAGCTTGTTGACGAGCTGTTGCGCCATTTGTTGATCGTCATCCGCAAAGGGGTGGCGGTCAGTGAGCGCGACATCATTTACGCCGTTCAGCTGGCGAAAAAAGGGGCGCTTGACGGCCTTGTTCAGCTGTATGACGAGGAGATTACGAAAAACGCCAAAGGAAAGCCGATTCGCGTCAAAACGTTAGGCCAGCGCTATTATGTTGCGGCGATTGAACAGCACGACTTGACGTTCGGCATCGGGCCGGCCGGCACCGGGAAAACATACTTGGCTGTCGTCATGGCGGTAAAGGCGCTGAAAAATGGCAGCGTCAAACGCATCATTTTAACCCGTCCGGCTGTCGAGGCGGGGGAGAGCCTCGGTTTTTTGCCCGGCGACTTGAAAGAGAAAGTCGACCCGTATTTGCGCCCGCTGTACGACGCGTTAAACGACGTGCTCGGGGCAGAGTATGTGCAGCGGCTCATTGAGCGCGGCACGATTGAAATCGCCCCGCTCGCCTACATGCGAGGCCGGACGCTCGAGGATGCTTTTGTCATTCTTGATGAAGCGCAAAATACGACGCCGGCGCAAATGAAGATGTTTTTAACCCGGCTCGGTTTCGGATCGAAAATGGTCATTACGGGCGACATTTCGCAAGTCGATTTGCCGAAAGGGGTTGAATCGGGGCTTGCGGCCGCCAAACGCATTTTGGCGTCCATTAGCGGCATCGCCTTCGTATTTTTAGAGCAGTCTGACGTTGTCCGCCATCCGCTTGTGGCGAAAATTATTGACGCCTACGATGAGGCCGGCTTATAG
- a CDS encoding cytidine deaminase, with product MEIEQLIAEAKKARELAYVPYSKFKVGAALLTKDGSVYRGCNIENAAYSMCNCAERTALFKAYSEGEKEFAALAVIADTPRPVPPCGACRQVIAELCPGDMKVILANLNGDVKVMTVDELLPEAFAAEDMHE from the coding sequence GTGGAGATCGAGCAGCTCATTGCCGAAGCGAAAAAAGCGCGCGAACTCGCCTACGTGCCTTACTCAAAGTTTAAAGTTGGCGCCGCGCTGTTAACGAAAGACGGCAGCGTGTACCGCGGCTGTAACATTGAGAACGCTGCCTACAGCATGTGCAATTGTGCGGAACGAACCGCGCTGTTTAAGGCGTATTCGGAAGGGGAGAAGGAGTTTGCCGCCCTCGCAGTCATTGCAGACACCCCCCGTCCGGTGCCGCCGTGCGGCGCATGCCGCCAAGTGATCGCCGAACTTTGCCCCGGCGATATGAAAGTGATTTTGGCCAACTTAAACGGCGATGTCAAAGTCATGACCGTTGACGAATTACTGCCGGAAGCTTTTGCAGCGGAGGATATGCATGAATAA
- the deoC gene encoding deoxyribose-phosphate aldolase, with product MTADIAKMIDHTLLKPEATEEQIIQLCQEAKQYGFASVCVNPAWVKTAAQELSGTDVRVCTVIGFPLGATTPETKAFETNNAIENGAREVDMVINIGALKSGADELVERDIRAVVEAADGKALVKVIIETALLTDDEKVRACQLAVKAGADYVKTSTGFSGGGATVEDVVLMRRTVGDKVGVKASGGVRDRKTAETMMEAGATRIGTSSGVAIVSGRTGGNGY from the coding sequence ATGACGGCGGATATCGCCAAAATGATCGACCATACGCTGCTGAAACCAGAAGCGACGGAAGAACAGATTATTCAATTATGCCAAGAAGCAAAGCAATATGGCTTCGCTTCCGTGTGCGTCAACCCGGCGTGGGTGAAAACGGCGGCACAAGAGCTTTCCGGCACCGATGTCCGCGTTTGCACGGTCATCGGCTTCCCGCTTGGGGCGACAACGCCGGAAACGAAAGCGTTTGAAACGAACAACGCCATCGAAAACGGCGCGCGTGAAGTCGATATGGTGATCAATATCGGCGCGTTAAAAAGCGGCGCTGACGAGCTTGTTGAGCGCGACATTCGCGCGGTCGTCGAGGCGGCGGACGGGAAGGCGCTTGTGAAAGTGATTATCGAAACGGCCTTGTTGACCGACGATGAAAAAGTGCGCGCTTGCCAATTGGCAGTGAAAGCGGGCGCTGACTATGTGAAAACATCGACTGGATTCTCGGGCGGCGGAGCGACAGTCGAGGACGTGGTGCTCATGCGCCGGACAGTCGGCGACAAAGTAGGCGTCAAAGCCTCCGGCGGCGTCCGCGATCGGAAAACAGCGGAAACGATGATGGAAGCCGGGGCGACGCGCATCGGGACGAGCTCCGGGGTGGCGATCGTCAGCGGCCGAACTGGCGGCAATGGCTATTAA
- a CDS encoding GatB/YqeY domain-containing protein produces the protein MSLLDRLNDDMKQAMKNKEKEKLSVLRMLKAALQNEAIKLGKSPLSEDEELTVLSRELKQRKDSLQEFENAGRSDLVEKAKTEIEIVQSYMPKPLSEDELRELIQQTIKEVGASSKADMGKVMSAIMPKVKGKADGSLVNKLVQQQLS, from the coding sequence GTGAGTCTTCTCGATCGTTTGAATGACGATATGAAGCAGGCGATGAAAAACAAGGAGAAAGAAAAGCTGTCCGTTCTGCGCATGTTGAAAGCGGCGCTGCAAAACGAAGCGATCAAGCTCGGCAAAAGCCCGCTGTCAGAAGACGAAGAGCTGACGGTTCTTTCTCGTGAACTGAAGCAGCGTAAAGACTCCCTCCAAGAATTTGAAAACGCTGGCCGTTCAGATCTTGTCGAAAAAGCGAAAACTGAAATTGAAATCGTTCAATCGTATATGCCAAAGCCGCTGTCAGAGGATGAGCTGCGCGAACTGATCCAACAGACGATCAAGGAAGTCGGCGCTTCTTCGAAGGCGGATATGGGAAAAGTCATGAGTGCGATCATGCCGAAAGTGAAAGGAAAAGCGGACGGTTCGCTCGTCAATAAATTAGTCCAACAACAGCTTTCATAA
- the mtaB gene encoding tRNA (N(6)-L-threonylcarbamoyladenosine(37)-C(2))-methylthiotransferase MtaB, giving the protein MPTVAFHTLGCKVNHYETEAIWQLFKKAGYERKEFESRADVYVINTCTVTNTGDKKSRQVIRRAVRRNPDAVVCVTGCYAQTSPAEVMAIPGVDIVIGTQDRHKILEYVGQFQRERQPINAVHNIMKTRVFEEMDVPAFTDRTRASLKIQEGCNNFCTFCIIPWARGLMRSRDPQEIIRQARQLVAAGYKEIVLTGIHTGGYGTDLKDYNFAALLSDLDEQVPGLKRIRISSIEASQITDEVIDVLKRSDKIVRHLHIPLQSGSNTVLKRMRRKYTVEFFAERLARLREVFPELAVTSDVIVGFPGETEEEFMETYNFIREQRFSELHVFPYSKRTGTPAARMPDQIDEETKHDRVRRLIALSDQLAKEYASRFEGQVLEVIPEEHDKEEPGMYIGYTDNYLKVRFPATEKMIGELVKVKITKAGYPYNEGEFVRIVPEEAMRSLKVSS; this is encoded by the coding sequence ATGCCAACAGTGGCTTTCCATACATTGGGCTGCAAAGTCAATCATTATGAAACAGAAGCGATTTGGCAGCTGTTTAAAAAGGCTGGTTATGAACGGAAAGAGTTTGAAAGTCGTGCCGACGTGTATGTGATCAACACATGCACAGTGACCAATACGGGCGACAAAAAAAGCCGCCAAGTCATCCGCCGCGCGGTGCGCCGCAATCCGGACGCCGTCGTCTGCGTGACCGGCTGTTATGCGCAAACATCGCCGGCCGAGGTGATGGCGATTCCCGGCGTCGATATTGTGATCGGCACGCAAGACCGTCATAAAATTTTAGAATATGTCGGGCAATTTCAGCGTGAACGCCAGCCGATCAATGCGGTCCACAACATTATGAAAACGCGCGTGTTCGAAGAGATGGACGTGCCGGCGTTCACCGATCGGACGCGGGCGTCGCTGAAAATTCAAGAAGGGTGCAACAACTTTTGCACGTTTTGCATCATCCCATGGGCGCGCGGCTTAATGCGTTCGCGCGATCCGCAAGAAATCATCCGCCAGGCGCGCCAGCTCGTCGCCGCCGGCTATAAGGAAATCGTGTTGACCGGCATTCATACGGGCGGCTATGGCACCGATCTAAAAGACTACAACTTTGCCGCGCTGCTTAGCGATTTGGACGAGCAAGTGCCGGGACTGAAACGGATCCGCATCTCGTCGATTGAGGCAAGCCAAATTACTGATGAAGTGATCGATGTGTTGAAGCGTTCGGACAAAATCGTCCGCCATTTGCACATTCCGCTTCAATCCGGGTCCAACACCGTGCTCAAGCGGATGCGCCGCAAATATACGGTGGAATTTTTTGCTGAGCGGCTCGCCCGGTTGCGCGAAGTGTTTCCGGAACTCGCCGTAACGTCTGATGTCATTGTCGGCTTCCCGGGCGAAACGGAAGAGGAATTTATGGAGACGTACAACTTTATCCGCGAACAGCGGTTCTCTGAACTGCACGTTTTCCCATATTCGAAGCGGACCGGCACACCGGCGGCCCGCATGCCGGACCAAATCGATGAGGAGACGAAACATGACCGCGTCCGCCGTTTGATCGCCCTATCCGATCAGCTGGCAAAAGAATACGCTTCCCGGTTTGAAGGGCAAGTGCTCGAAGTCATTCCGGAAGAGCACGACAAGGAAGAGCCGGGGATGTATATCGGCTATACGGACAACTATTTGAAAGTGCGCTTCCCGGCAACCGAAAAGATGATCGGCGAACTGGTGAAAGTGAAAATCACGAAAGCGGGCTATCCGTATAATGAAGGCGAGTTTGTCCGCATTGTGCCGGAGGAGGCCATGCGCTCGCTAAAAGTCAGCTCATAA